Proteins from one Falco naumanni isolate bFalNau1 chromosome 2, bFalNau1.pat, whole genome shotgun sequence genomic window:
- the LOC121083278 gene encoding LOW QUALITY PROTEIN: spindle and kinetochore-associated protein 3-like (The sequence of the model RefSeq protein was modified relative to this genomic sequence to represent the inferred CDS: deleted 1 base in 1 codon), translated as MDVSREFFSKLRALATALEKETQELSRALNTRIKDYEDESPIRLFHDLCCEIRTLKEDVNASLNKSCSEKQTIHEFMKASEILMERNAADLEKIRERFQKYSYKTCLEDSTEEEEVVNSDSPVSVQKESGEEKADDVPHLPACTVTSMVPKDPLQTPQLSDFGLSQYAFSRPWIAWKEQHATSAHQENSKNGTPLKPQTTSVLPKTPKCMLKVDDYECVTPKLEHFGISKHTTCMNEDYTMSLTRKIPQTSKKLFEEDDLKVNEPEIISREIMVTPRPKSNVTAENAGWMASPMMLEFCTPDVQICSGKNTIVSARSRKTNKLSPPSHTGTPELPDFETRWLKTEAKQVKQGGKNESVTKDDTTDKQHIEDSIPFLVTSDEYLEHFEDPSPPKIKNYDDQLLSTPPSPEITRIPDDILQILSKYNKKVDSPKAKEMETKAANATRSESSNDCHEENRGYPGYVTPNT; from the exons ATGGATGTGTCGAGGGAGTTCTTCAGCAAGCTGCGCGCCCTCGCCACGGCGCTGGAGAAGGAGACGCAGGAGCTGAGCCGGGCCC TGAACACGCGTATCAAAGACTATGAAGATGAATCACCAATAAGACTCTTCCATGACCTCTGTTGTGAAATCAGGACTTTGAAG gAAGATGTTAATGCCAGTCTTAATAAGAGttgctctgaaaaacaaacaattcaTGAGTTTATGAAGGCAAGTGAAATACTGatggaaagaaatgcagcagatCTTGAAAAAATAAGAGAGCGGTTCCAGAAATACAGCTACAAAACGTGTCTCGAAGACTCTACAG aagaggaagaagtagTTAACAGTGATTCGCCAGTGTCTGTCCAGAAGGAATctggtgaagaaaaagcagatgatgTACCTCATCTTCCTGCTTGTACTGTGACGTCAATGGTGCCCAAAGACCCACTGCAGACCCCCCAGCTTTCTGATTTTGGTCTTTCACAATATGCTTTCTCCAGACCTTGGATTGCA TGGAAAGAACAACATGCAACAAGTGCACATCAAGAAAATTCAAAGAATGGGACCCCACTAAAACCACAGACCACCTCTGTTTTgcccaaaaccccaaaatgtaTGCTGAAGGTGGATGATTATGAGTGTGTGACACCAAAACTTGAACACTTTGGCATTAGTAAACATACCACATGTATGAATGAAGATTATACAATGTCACTTACTCGCAAGATTCCTCAGACAAGCAAGAA GTTGTTTGAAGAAGATGATCTTAAAGTCAATGAACCAGAAATTATATCCAGGGAGATCATGGTTACTCCTAGGCCAAAATCAAATGTGACAGCTGAGAATG ctggctggatggcttCTCCTATGATGCTAGAGTTCTGTACTCCTGATGTGCAAATCTGTTCCGGAAAAAATACTATAGTATCAGCAAGGTCACGAAAGACAAACAAACTATCTCCTCCCAGTCATACAGGAACACCAGAGTTGCCAGATTTTGAAACAAGATGGCTAAAAACAGAAGCTAAG CAGGtaaagcagggaggaaagaatGAGTCAGTGACAAAGGATGACACAACAGATAAACAACACATAGAAGATAGCATTCCTTTTCTTGTGACCTCTGATGAGTATCTTGAACATTTTGAAGACCCTTCTCCtcccaaaataaaaaactatGATGACCAGTTACTCAGTACTCCTCCATCTCCAGAAATAACAAGGATACCGGATGATATTCTACAG ATTCTGTCCAAGTATAATAAAAAAGTAGATTCTCCTAAAGCCAAGGAAATGGAGACCAAGGCAGCAAATGCTACAAGATCTGAAAGTAGTAATGACTGCCACGAAGAGAACAG AGGATATCCTGGATATGTCACGCCAAATACCTGA